From Longimicrobium sp.:
GGATGCCGCAGCGCATCGGCGGGCGTGGCGGCGGCGAGCATCTCGGCCGTCCAGCAGCGAAAGGGGCCGCCGGACGCGGTCAGCACCAGCCGCCGCACCGCCTCGGGCGGGCTTCCGGCGAGGCACTGGAGGATGGCGCTGTGCTCGCTGTCCACGGGGAGCAGCTCTCCCCCGCCCTCGCGCGCGGCCTCCAGCACCAGCGGCCCGGCGCACACCAGCGACTCCTTGTTGGCGAGGGCGACCCGCTTCCCGGCCCGCAGCGCCGCGAGCGTCGGCTCCAGCCCGGCCGCGCCGACCAGCGCGTTGAGCACCACGTCGGCGTCGGGGTGGGTGGCGGCCTCCAGCAGCGCCTCGCGCCCGGTGCGCCAGCGGGTGCCGCCGCACGCGCCCGAAGGCACCGCGCCCTCCGCCACGACGGCCAGATCGGGCCGGTACCGGTCCGCCAGCGCACCCAGCGCCTCGCCGCGCGTACCGGCGGTGAGCGCCACCGCGCGGAAACGGTCCGGGTGCTGGTCCAGCACGGCCAGCGCGCTCCGGCCGATCGATCCGGTTGCGCCGAGGATGGAAACGCCCTTCAAACGGAAGTCCTGGAGAACGGAAGTGGCGAGTAGTGCCAAGTGCCAAGTGCCGAGTGCCTGGTGCCAAACGTGTTCGCCGGCGTCGGCGCGTCATCAGGCACGGGCAGCCACGCGGGGCTGCCCCTACCAGGTTTCTGCGCGCGGTGGCACGAACCCGTCCGCCCGAGTCCGCGCAGGCGGACTTTGCGCGGTTCCAGCCGCGAATTTATTCGCCCCTGGAACAAGGTACGGCGCATCCCGGGGCACGGGCAGACACGTAGGTCTGCCCCTACAAGGTTTCGGTGCGACCAGCGATGCGGCGGAGCGGCGGCGGACACGGGCGTGATGAATCACGCCCCTACCACAATCCCGCCGACGCGAGTCCGCGCAGGCGGACTTTGCGCGGTTCCAGCCGCGAATTCATTCGCCCCTGGATGTCCCCGCGGCGCCACTCACACCCCCACGACGTACCGAAAGAACGCGTAGCCGATCGGGAGCGTGAAGAAGAGCGAGTCGAAGCGGTCCAGCGCGCCGCCGTGGCCGGGGAGGAGCTTGCCCGAGTCCTTGACCCCCACGTCGCGCTTGAACAGCGACTCCGCCAGGTCACCCGTCTGCGACGAGACCGAGATCAGCACGCCGAACGCGGCGGCCTCCACGATCCCCATCCGGTACGAGGGGAAGCGGGCGAGCAGGAATGCATACCCCACGGCGGAGATAAGGGTGCCGAACAGCGCGCAGACGGCGCCCTCCACCGTCTTTCCGGGGCTCACCTTGGGGATCAGCTTGTGCTTCCCCCACGTGCGCCCGCCGAAATAGGCGAAGCTGTCGTTGATCCAGGTGAGCACCACCGGCGCCAGCAGGATCACCATGCCGTGCAGCGGCGACTCAACGCCTGGCAGGTGGCGCAGGAAGAGCGCGAAGAGGAGGAGCGCCGTGTACGCCGCGCCGAACACCGTGACCGACACCGCGAGGAGCGGCTCGCCGGCCACGCCGCGCGCCCAGATGGCGGCCGTGCACGCCACGATCGCGGTGGCCGCCACGATGCCAAAGAGGAGCGGGTTGTCCAGCCCGCGCTCGGGCCACAGCGCCGCCGCCGCCACCAGCGCGACGGCCCCCGCCGCGCCCAGTGCGGGGAGCGCGCGGGGGCCCTTCAGCGCGGCCATGCGGAACAGCTCCAGCGCGGAAAGGGCGGCGGATGCGGCCAGGAGCGCGGCCAGCACCCAGCCTCCCAGGTACATCGCCCCCACCGCCACGGGAATCAGCACCGCGGCGACGAGGGTGCGGGTCAGCGTCTCGTTGCGCGCCACGGCGTCAGCTCGCCAGCACGCGCCCGAAGCGGCGCTCCCGGCGCTGGAAGTCGCGGATCGCGCCGAAGAGATGCTCGCGCGTGAAGTCGGGCCAAAGCACGGGGGTCACGTGGATCTCGGTGTATGCGAGCTGCCAGAGCATGAAGTTGGAGATCCTCATCTCGCCGGAGGTGCGGATCAGGAGGTCGGGGTCGGGGTCGCTGGCGGTGTACAGCTGCTGGGCGAAGAGGCCTTCGTCGATCTCGCCGGGGACGAGCGTGCCGTCC
This genomic window contains:
- a CDS encoding phosphatidate cytidylyltransferase yields the protein MARNETLTRTLVAAVLIPVAVGAMYLGGWVLAALLAASAALSALELFRMAALKGPRALPALGAAGAVALVAAAALWPERGLDNPLLFGIVAATAIVACTAAIWARGVAGEPLLAVSVTVFGAAYTALLLFALFLRHLPGVESPLHGMVILLAPVVLTWINDSFAYFGGRTWGKHKLIPKVSPGKTVEGAVCALFGTLISAVGYAFLLARFPSYRMGIVEAAAFGVLISVSSQTGDLAESLFKRDVGVKDSGKLLPGHGGALDRFDSLFFTLPIGYAFFRYVVGV
- the dxr gene encoding 1-deoxy-D-xylulose-5-phosphate reductoisomerase, producing MKGVSILGATGSIGRSALAVLDQHPDRFRAVALTAGTRGEALGALADRYRPDLAVVAEGAVPSGACGGTRWRTGREALLEAATHPDADVVLNALVGAAGLEPTLAALRAGKRVALANKESLVCAGPLVLEAAREGGGELLPVDSEHSAILQCLAGSPPEAVRRLVLTASGGPFRCWTAEMLAAATPADALRHPTWDMGSKVTIDSATLANKALEVIEAHFLFGVPYERIEAVVHPQSIIHSMVEMVDGSVLAQMGFPTMELPVLYALSFPERLVYECRRFDPVAAGALTFEALDEERFPAFALGAAAGREGGTAPAVFNAANEVAVAHFLGGALGFPGIAEAVGETLAQWRGGPADSLGAVLQADAWARRTTETFVRNYVPCC